The following are encoded together in the Candidatus Tectomicrobia bacterium genome:
- a CDS encoding ABC transporter permease: MAHIQGDAQRLDRPGPRPEKASSLRAHLAARRYLFLSALLFVAIIALWHLLPTSGLIHQIILPTPGAIAAVFPEVVGHALFLSHFSFTLFSILVGFILGSGIGFAMGVLFAFSELWRKTLYPYVMGFQSTPRVILAPLMIAWFGFGPESKIAQAVVGCFFPVFLNTLVGLSLVEENALKLMRSLRATPWQTFRMLRFPYAMPTIFAGLKVSLTFATIGVIVAEFVATEYGLGYELTRYHVELAIPQMYAIIIIIGLLGLALYLAIEWLDRKIVFWRAEDAEMSKLR; the protein is encoded by the coding sequence ATGGCGCACATCCAAGGCGACGCGCAGCGGCTGGACCGGCCGGGCCCCCGGCCGGAGAAGGCCTCGTCCCTCCGGGCGCATCTTGCGGCCCGGCGCTACCTCTTTCTGTCGGCGCTCCTGTTCGTGGCCATCATCGCCCTCTGGCATCTGCTCCCCACGTCGGGGCTCATCCACCAGATCATCCTCCCGACGCCGGGGGCCATCGCGGCGGTCTTCCCCGAGGTGGTGGGGCATGCCCTCTTTCTCTCTCACTTCTCCTTCACCTTGTTCAGCATCCTGGTGGGCTTCATCCTGGGGAGCGGCATCGGCTTCGCCATGGGGGTGCTGTTCGCCTTCTCGGAGTTGTGGCGAAAGACGCTTTATCCCTACGTGATGGGCTTCCAGTCCACGCCCCGGGTCATCCTCGCCCCCCTGATGATCGCCTGGTTCGGCTTCGGGCCCGAATCCAAGATCGCCCAGGCGGTCGTCGGCTGCTTCTTCCCCGTCTTCCTCAATACGCTGGTGGGCCTCTCCCTGGTCGAGGAGAACGCCCTCAAGCTCATGCGCTCGCTGCGGGCGACGCCCTGGCAGACCTTCCGGATGCTCCGCTTCCCGTACGCCATGCCCACCATCTTCGCGGGCCTCAAGGTGAGCCTGACGTTCGCCACCATCGGGGTGATCGTGGCCGAGTTCGTCGCCACCGAGTACGGCCTGGGCTACGAGCTGACGCGCTACCACGTGGAGCTGGCCATCCCCCAGATGTACGCCATCATCATCATCATCGGCCTACTGGGGCTGGCGCTCTACCTGGCCATCGAGTGGCTCGACCGCAAGATCGTCTTCTGGCGCGCCGAGGACGCCGAGATGAGCAAGCTCCGGTAG